The Streptomyces capitiformicae genome contains the following window.
GGTCGTCGGTGAGGGGGACGGTGAGGGGCGGGCGGGCTGTCGCCAGGGTCCAGGCGAGGACGTCCGGGGCGGTGGGGGTGAGGCCCAGGCGGGCGCTCAGGTGGTCCAGCAGGCCGGGCGCCAGGTTGGGTTCGGTGCCGCCGGGGCGGCGGTAGAGGGGGCGGACGCGGCCGGGGCGCAGGAGCGGGAGGCAGGACGTGGCGAGCAGGTGGGGGCCGTCGCCCTCCGTGGGCGTCTCGACGACGAAGACCTGGTGTTCGTCCGTGACCCTCCACAGCTCGGGGCGGGCGGAGTCGATCAGCCGGTGGTCGGGGATCAGCCACTGCTCGTCGAAGGGCGCCGCCAGCACCCGTACCGGCTCGGAACAGGGGCCGGACGCGCGGGCCAGCTTCTCCGTGCCGCTGGACTGTCCCGGCAGCTGTCCCACCGCCGACCGCAGCGTACGTGAGCGACTGGGCTCGAACAGGGTCTCGCGGTCCGGACCCTCGGCCTTGATCAGGGCGTCCCAGCGGGACTTCAGGGATGCCGCGTCGGGGCCCGTCGGCCACCCCCGGCCCAGCCGTGGCGGTGCGACGGACCACGGCATGAGGTCCGCGAGCGGCGGAGCGTCGTCGTGCGTCACGCTCGGCATCGTACGACCTCATCCGTTGGCATCGAGGGTCACCGTGAAGGAGAAGCGGTCGCCGCGGTAGTGGATGACCGCCACGTCCAGGACGCGGCCGTCCTCGTCGTAGGTGACGCCCGTGTAGTGCAGGATCGGGCTGAGCAGCGGGACGTGGAGCAGGCGGGCGGTCTCGGGGTCCGCGAGGCGGGCCTCCACGGTGTCGGTGATGCGGCTGATGGCCACGCCGACCACGTCGCGCAGCACCTTGGTCATCGGCCAGCGGATCAGGTCCTGCCGGTCGATGCGTTCGGCCAGGTCGGGGCGGACGTAGTTGCGGGCGTGGTTCGTGGGCTCGCCCGTCCTTTCGTCGCCGCGCAGCCGGTGGTACGTGGCCACCTCGGTCAAGTCCGGGAAGTACTCCGAGAGTTCACCCGACAGAGGGGCCTTGCCATGGTCCAGCAGCTCGGTCGTCATGCCCGACTGCTGGGCCACGATCGCGTCCACCGAGCCGAGCAGCCGCACGGGCGAGCCCCGCTGGGCGTCCTGCTCGATGAAGGTGCCGCGCCGGCGGTGCCGGGAGATCAGGCCCTCGTCCTCCAGCTCCTTCAGCGCCTGCCGCATGGTCAGCACACTCACCCCGTAGTGCCCGGCCAGTTGCTCCTCGGTGGGCAGCCGGAGCGGGTCCTGGGGCGAGCGGCCGAGTATCGAGGCGCGCAGGGACTGCGAGACCTGATACCAGAGGGGCAGTTTGCGGTTCAGGACGATCGAGTCCGGCGCGAAGGAGGTCACGACGGTATCCGTACCCGGCGTCACGCGTTCAGTGCAACGGGCCGAAGTGGCGCTGGAGACCCGACCACACGTCGTCGTACCCCTGCTGCCGGTGCTCGGCCCGTGCGGCCTGCTCGGTCGTGAGGACGGGCCACCGCGTCTCGAACATGAACGCCAGCCCGTCGTCCACCTTCTGCGGCTTCAGCTGGGCGGCGCTCGCCTTCTCGAACGTCTCCCGGTCCGGTCCGTGCGCCGACATCATGTTGTGCAGCGAGCCCCCGCCGGGCACGAAGCCCTCGGCCTTGGCGTCGTACGCCCCCTCGATGAGGCCCATGTACTCGCTCATCACGTTCCGGTGGAAGTACGGCGGCCGGAACGTGTCCTCGCCGACCAGCCAGCGCGGAGCGAAGACGACGAAGTCCACGCCGGCCAGGCCCGGGGTGTCGGACGGCGAGGTCAGCACCGTGAAGATCGACGGGTCCGGGTGGTCGTACGAGATCGTGCCGATGACGTTGAAGCGGCGCAGGTCGTAGACGTACGGCGTGAGGTTGCCGTGCCAGGCGACCACGTCCAGGGGCGAGTGGTCGTACGTGGCCGTCCAGAGGTTGCCGCAGAACTTGTTCACCACTTCCACCGGCCCCTCGACGTCCTCGTACGCCGCCACCGGGGCCCGGAAGTCGCGGGCGTTCGCGAGGCCGTTGGCGCCGATCGGGCCGAGGTCGGGGAGGCGGAAGAGAGCGCCGTAGTTCTCGCAGACGTAGCCACGGGCGGAGGCGTCGAGGAGGTCCACGCGGAAGCGGACGCCTCGGGGAATCAGGGCCACCTCGCCGGGTTCGGCGTGGAGCGGGCCGAACTCCGTGCGCAGGAGGAGACCGCCGCGCTCAGGCACGATCAGGAGCTCGCCGTCCGCGTCGCTGAAGACCCGGTCCATGGACGCGTTGGCGTGGTAGAGGTGCACGGCCATGCCGGTGCGCTGGGCCGCGTCGCCGTTGCCGCCGAGAGTCCACAGGCCACCGAGGAAGTCCGTGCCGGGTGGGGGCTCCGGGAGGGGGTTCCAGCGCAGGCGGTTGGGGTCGGGGACCGTCTCCGTGAAGGGGGCCGTGCGCAGGCTGCCGTTGTCGGTGCGCGCGAAGGCGGGGTGGGCGGCCGACGGGCGGATCCGGTAGAGCCACGAGCGGCGGTTATGGGCCCTCGGCTCGGTGAACGCGGTCCCGCTGAGCTGCTCGGCGTACAGGCCGAGCGGCGCACGCTGCGGGGAGTTGCGCCCCTGCGGCAGGGCGCCAGGGACGGCCTCCGAGGCGTGTTCATTGCCGAACCCGGAGAGATACTCCAGCCCCTCGGCCCTCTTCCGCAGGTCCTCGCTCATGTCGGCTCCCTCGCCAAGCTGATTCCTATGCTTAACCGTAGGAATGAGGGTGGCCCGACGCAAGAGGGCACCAGACGCGCCCCAAAGGGGCGCGGGGAACCGCGCGAGCAACCACACAAAACCCGTACCCGCCACGGGTCGAAGGGGCGCAGTCCCTGGGGATGGGGCGGGTAGGAGCGGCGGTGGCGAGAAAATGCCCCGAACCAGATCCGGCGCGGATCCGTCTGTCAGTGCGGTGCTCTACTCTCCCGGCAGGCCATGGGCGTGCGGATGTTCGTTCGCCCTCCGCCGCGCTCCACACCCGAGCGGGAGCGACGGCGCCGGCCGTACAGACAACGGAAGGCTCATCGGACCTCATCGGAACTCATGACCTCATCGGACCTCGGCGGAAAGGCATCATGAAGCCCGTGCCCCAGGCGACCTCCCTGCGCCGCGCCCCCGTGCAGCGCCGCAGTGCCGAACGACTGACCAGGATCCTCGACGCCTGCGCCGACCTCCTCGACGAGGTGGGTTACGACGCGCTGAGCACCCGCGCCGTCGCGCTGCGCGCGGGTGTGCCCATCGGCTCCGTCTACCGCTTCTTCGGCAACAAGCGTGCGATGGCCGACGCGCTCGCCGAACGCAACCTCGACCGCTTCACCGAGGGAGTCGCCCATCGCCTCCAGGGAACCGGCGGCGGGGACTGGCGCACCGCCATGGACGCCGTCCTCGACGAGTACCTGGACATGAAGCGCAACACACCCGGCTTCGCTCTCATCGACTTCGGCAACCAGATCCCCGTCGGCGGCCACCGCCAAGAGCCCAACCACCGCGTCGCCGACCGCCTCTCCGAGCTGCTCTCCGCCTACCTCGACCGCGCCCCCGACGAGGATCTCCGCCGCGCTTTCCTTGTCGCCGTCGAGACCGCCGACACCCTCGTCCACCTCGCCTTCCGGGTCTCCCCGGAGGGGGACGCCCGGATCATCGAGGAGATGCGGGAACTGCTGCGGGCGTATCTGGCGCGGGTCCTGGACCGAATGTGAGCGGTGGCCGGCACCGGCCCCGGTGGGGGCGGCGGCCGGAACCTCGCCGCTGACCCTCCCGCTGGTGCATACCGGTCGGTATGCTCGGCCTCGGTGCCGTGCGAATCCACGCGTGCGGCACCCCGTCCCAGCGCCATCGCCGCCGCCCTCCGGGAGGACCCGTGTCCACCACCACCGACTCCCGCACCGCACTGCGGATCTGCCCGCTCTGCGAGGCCACCTGCGGCCTCACCCTCACCATCGAGGGCACGCGGGTGACCAAGGCGCGCGGTGACCGGGACGATGTGTTCAGCAAGGGGTTCATCTGCCCGAAGGGCGCCTCGTTCGGTGCGGCCGACGGCGATCCCGACCGGCTGCGCACCCCGCTGGTCCGTAAGGACGGGGAGCTGAAGGAGGCCACCTGGGAGGAGGCCTTCGACGCCGTCGCCGCCGGGCTGCGGCCTGTCGTCGAGGCGCACGGGCCGAACGCGGTCGGCGTCGTCCTCGGCAACCCGAACGTCCACACCATGGCCGGCGCCCTCTACCCGCCCATCCTCCTCGCCGGCCTCGGCACCCGCAGCCTGTTCACCGCCTCCACGGTCGACCAGATGCCCAAACACGTCTCCAGCGGACTGCTCTACGGCGACGCCCACGCCATCCCCGTACCGGATCTGGACCACACCGACCACCTGCTGCTCCTCGGCGCCAACCCCCTGGAGTCCAACGGCAGTCTGTGCACCGCCCCCGACTTCCCCGGCAAGCTCAAGGCCCTCAAGGCCCGCGGCGGCACCCTGACCGTCGTGGACCCCCGCCTGACCCGCACGGCCAAGCTCGCCGACCGGCACATCGCCATCCGGCCGGGCACCGACGCGCTGCTGC
Protein-coding sequences here:
- a CDS encoding type ISP restriction/modification enzyme; its protein translation is MPSVTHDDAPPLADLMPWSVAPPRLGRGWPTGPDAASLKSRWDALIKAEGPDRETLFEPSRSRTLRSAVGQLPGQSSGTEKLARASGPCSEPVRVLAAPFDEQWLIPDHRLIDSARPELWRVTDEHQVFVVETPTEGDGPHLLATSCLPLLRPGRVRPLYRRPGGTEPNLAPGLLDHLSARLGLTPTAPDVLAWTLATARPPLTVPLTDDPELWSEGVELGHRLLWLMRRHGDRPKLPGGRRPYVRAPLPSSPLELRYDPEEEALLIDAGRISPVPAEAWDFHAGGVRVLEEWFTRRTEPAEPGTLAAIRPATWPQPWTSELLELITVLALLAELRPRQAELKVENQITTAELREAGVLPVPDASRRPASVLDHPEEGPEGQFALL
- a CDS encoding GntR family transcriptional regulator produces the protein MTSFAPDSIVLNRKLPLWYQVSQSLRASILGRSPQDPLRLPTEEQLAGHYGVSVLTMRQALKELEDEGLISRHRRRGTFIEQDAQRGSPVRLLGSVDAIVAQQSGMTTELLDHGKAPLSGELSEYFPDLTEVATYHRLRGDERTGEPTNHARNYVRPDLAERIDRQDLIRWPMTKVLRDVVGVAISRITDTVEARLADPETARLLHVPLLSPILHYTGVTYDEDGRVLDVAVIHYRGDRFSFTVTLDANG
- the hmgA gene encoding homogentisate 1,2-dioxygenase, which codes for MSEDLRKRAEGLEYLSGFGNEHASEAVPGALPQGRNSPQRAPLGLYAEQLSGTAFTEPRAHNRRSWLYRIRPSAAHPAFARTDNGSLRTAPFTETVPDPNRLRWNPLPEPPPGTDFLGGLWTLGGNGDAAQRTGMAVHLYHANASMDRVFSDADGELLIVPERGGLLLRTEFGPLHAEPGEVALIPRGVRFRVDLLDASARGYVCENYGALFRLPDLGPIGANGLANARDFRAPVAAYEDVEGPVEVVNKFCGNLWTATYDHSPLDVVAWHGNLTPYVYDLRRFNVIGTISYDHPDPSIFTVLTSPSDTPGLAGVDFVVFAPRWLVGEDTFRPPYFHRNVMSEYMGLIEGAYDAKAEGFVPGGGSLHNMMSAHGPDRETFEKASAAQLKPQKVDDGLAFMFETRWPVLTTEQAARAEHRQQGYDDVWSGLQRHFGPLH
- a CDS encoding TetR/AcrR family transcriptional regulator — translated: MKPVPQATSLRRAPVQRRSAERLTRILDACADLLDEVGYDALSTRAVALRAGVPIGSVYRFFGNKRAMADALAERNLDRFTEGVAHRLQGTGGGDWRTAMDAVLDEYLDMKRNTPGFALIDFGNQIPVGGHRQEPNHRVADRLSELLSAYLDRAPDEDLRRAFLVAVETADTLVHLAFRVSPEGDARIIEEMRELLRAYLARVLDRM